The following nucleotide sequence is from Barnesiella viscericola DSM 18177.
CTTGCAGACCCTCCTCATGGTTCTGCTCGACTGGGTGCATATCCCCTTGACCGCCACCTCGGTACTGCTGGCCGGGTGGGTTATCCTCGCCCTGCTGCTCTTTCTGGTGTGGCGCTACCGGGGCATCGACACCCTGCGATTCACGCCCGCCATGCTCAACGACTTGAAACAGGCCAACCTCGTGTGGGTGCTGTTGCTCCTCCTCGTCGGTTACTGCGAGTACATGAATTTTTCGAAATGCATCTTCTTCCCGCCCAGCGACCGCGACAGCCTCGCCGCCTTCGACACGCTGGGATTTGTGGCGGCTCACGACCACACCTACATGCGCATGAGCCTCTTCGATGCCGACTACAACCCCACGATACACCGTGCAGGCAGCAGCATAGCCTATGCCCCCTTCGTGCAGATGAGCTATGCCTACGTCTACCTGCTGGGCGCCGAGACCTCCAAAGCCATTCCGGCCCTCATGTACCTCTTCTTCGTCATCGCCTTCTACGGCATATTGCGACGCAATACGGGCAAGACCCTCGCTGCCCTCACCACCCTCTTCATGATGATGGCCCCCGAGATGCTCGCCTTCTCGTCGCTGTCGGGTACCAACGTCATGCAAGCCATCTTCGCCTCGCTGGGCATCGCCTACACGGCCAGCTGGCTGCGCAGCCGCCGCGACCACGAACTCTACGCCGGAGCTCTGCTGCTGGGTGCCAACATGTGGTGCCGCAACGAAGGGGTGGTCTTCATCGGTGCCGCCTGCGTTGTCCTGCTCATCGACTGCATACGCCGCAAAAGCTACCGCAAAGGGTGGTACTTCACCGGGCTGGCCCTGCTCCCCGCCGTCATCTGGTTCGCCTACATGAAAACCGGCGGGCTCTACACCGAGGGCATGGCCATCACCCGCCTCTTCTGGGACGGCGAGAAGGCCGGCAATATTGTCAACGGCTTTTGGGCCCTGTTCACCAACACCCTCTACTACGGCTGGACCTTCCCGGTATTCGCCCTGTTCCTCGTGGGGAATATCTGGTTCCTGATTAAAGGGAGAGACAACCTGCCTCTGCTGGGCATGATTCTGCTGAGCGTGCTTTTCTACGGACTGGTTATCTATCACGTAGACTACGTG
It contains:
- a CDS encoding ArnT family glycosyltransferase; protein product: MLITLGIILACLNGIFVTALIGKSFSWTERIGLSFPLGMALQTLLMVLLDWVHIPLTATSVLLAGWVILALLLFLVWRYRGIDTLRFTPAMLNDLKQANLVWVLLLLLVGYCEYMNFSKCIFFPPSDRDSLAAFDTLGFVAAHDHTYMRMSLFDADYNPTIHRAGSSIAYAPFVQMSYAYVYLLGAETSKAIPALMYLFFVIAFYGILRRNTGKTLAALTTLFMMMAPEMLAFSSLSGTNVMQAIFASLGIAYTASWLRSRRDHELYAGALLLGANMWCRNEGVVFIGAACVVLLIDCIRRKSYRKGWYFTGLALLPAVIWFAYMKTGGLYTEGMAITRLFWDGEKAGNIVNGFWALFTNTLYYGWTFPVFALFLVGNIWFLIKGRDNLPLLGMILLSVLFYGLVIYHVDYVWDSIQNVLAYSSKRFFFCFIPMCWYFAATTRIARRGADYVERYLSLK